In Dehalogenimonas etheniformans, one genomic interval encodes:
- the argB gene encoding acetylglutamate kinase gives MNKIIVIKLGGSVLGSRDTSLEDVARLKKEGYFPVVVHGGAATVNTWLKRLNITPSIVQGERVTDKETLEVVAAVLAGLVNKETTAMLLDLGVKAVGLSGVDGALIHGTPRGADWGYMGDVRKVDLALLKTLLENGFVPVVSPVSLNVPGDPVRLLNINGDPIAGELAASLKADRLIFLTDVSGIKDAAGIIVKSAKVSEAEALVTSKIATGGMVPKIRAAVRAAAGGTVTSIVDGRQPNIIYNEAIVGGLGTSISA, from the coding sequence ATGAACAAGATCATCGTCATCAAACTTGGCGGATCCGTTCTAGGCAGTCGAGATACATCCCTTGAGGATGTTGCCCGGCTTAAAAAAGAGGGCTACTTCCCGGTCGTCGTTCATGGCGGAGCCGCCACGGTCAATACCTGGCTGAAGCGGCTGAATATCACTCCGAGTATCGTTCAAGGTGAGCGCGTCACCGATAAGGAGACTCTCGAGGTAGTCGCCGCTGTCCTTGCCGGCCTTGTCAATAAAGAAACTACGGCAATGCTTCTGGATTTAGGTGTCAAGGCTGTCGGCTTATCCGGGGTCGACGGGGCACTTATACATGGAACTCCCCGAGGCGCTGACTGGGGCTACATGGGGGACGTCCGAAAGGTCGACCTAGCTCTCTTGAAAACACTTCTGGAGAACGGGTTTGTACCGGTGGTTTCGCCGGTTTCGCTCAACGTCCCTGGAGATCCGGTCCGCCTGCTCAACATCAACGGCGACCCGATAGCCGGAGAACTGGCTGCTTCCCTTAAAGCCGACAGGCTGATCTTCCTCACAGACGTCTCCGGTATCAAGGACGCCGCGGGTATTATCGTTAAATCAGCGAAGGTCAGTGAAGCCGAAGCTCTCGTCACATCGAAAATCGCCACCGGTGGGATGGTGCCCAAGATACGCGCTGCGGTGCGTGCCGCTGCCGGGGGAACGGTCACCAGTATTGTCGACGGAAGGCAACCCAATATCATATATAATGAAGCGATTGTGGGCGGATTAGGCACCTCGATCAGTGCCTGA